Genomic window (Chionomys nivalis chromosome 7, mChiNiv1.1, whole genome shotgun sequence):
GGTGAGTTGGGAGTTGGGATGGGGGTCCCAGGGAACAGTCAGCTAAGGAAGGGGAGAACCAGAAACCACTGGAAGGGACACagactggggtggggtggcggCGGGATAGTCCCATGGCAGCCCAGAATGGTGCTCCAGGCAGGTGAAGCCCCTGTAAGGCTGCGGTTCtaaacctttctaatgctgtgaacctttaatatagttcctcatgttacggtgaccccaactataaaattattgtCGTttctacttcaaaactgtaattttgctatcaagaattataatgtaaatatctgtgttttctgatggccttaggtgacccctgCGAAAGGGCTGTTAAACCCCTCCGGAGGGttcctgacccacaggttgagaaccacagctttAAGGGATTTAGGTCATGCTTACAGTCTGCCAGGTAGGGTCCAGGTCCAGGCAAGCTCTCCAGTGTCCAGACTCCTCAGTTAAACCCTACACAGTCACAGAAATGGCAGCCAGGTGGGTATGTGCAAGGGTAGTGGAGACAAGAGTTGACTTTGACATTCTGACATCCAGGAGGTGTCTGCATTGCACAATCAATAAAGATTCCCAGGGAGCCAAAGCCGGGAGAATTCCACAAAGTGATCCGGAGACTCATGGAAACACCCAACGCTCGGGGCATCATCATTTTTGCCAACGAGGATGACATCAGGTGGGACTGGTGGCACACTCAGTCACCATGCTCTCTTGAGGCTCTTTTTGTGAGACCTTATCCTTCCGCACTCCCAGCcataagcagctcccctcctttccccaagCGTTTCCTGTTGCCATCTTGTGTTCAGGGTATGAGTCCAGCCTGACTGGCTGGAGATGTCACAGGCCTAGCCTGGGAAACACAGGAAAACATGGCTATTTCTATCGTTCACTGTGGGAGAGGGAATTGGTGGGCAGACCCAAGAGCAGGAAATGTACCACGAGGGTACACTCCAAGTAAACCCTGACACATTGTCCAAAGCCAGCTAAGGTGCTTTCCCAGGCCAGAAAGTTGGGCTTGACACTGGTAGAGGCATTTGTGGGTGAAATGGCTGCTCAGTTTCCCCAAATGAGCTCTTTGCATCAATCCATTGTTCTTTACTCTAACAAAATCTCCAAGTCTGGGTGATTTATTAGAGAAAGACATGTTTTCAACAGACAGTTTTGGAGGTAGCATGAAACCAGCTCCCCTGAGGGTCCAGTTTGCCTTGCATTTTGACAAATGTTAAGACAGAATGTCAGAAGGAAGAGGGGCTGGGCTCTGTCTTTTATAACTACTCACTTTCACAGAACTATCCCAGCCCTCCAGAGGACATGACCAATGTCCTTGGGGATGCAATAGCCTTGCACTAGGCCCcacctcttatttatttatttatttatttacttacttacttacttacttttttatttatttgagatagcgcctcactatgtatccctgaacttgctatgtagaccaagctggcctcccaagtgctgagattcagGACATTCAGTGTCAGGGTTGGTTTATAGGCCCCACTTCTTAAAGGTTACATCACCTCCCAGTATTTACACTGAGGTCCAAGCTTCCACCAGCTAGAAACACTCAAACCAAAGCCAAACCACAGCATCATCTGAGGACTAGTACAGAGTAGGTTAGAGTGGAGAGAAGGCCAGGCAGATGGCTCAGCCAGCcaagtgcctgctgcacaagcCCAGAGACCCGTGATCAATCCCCAGGGGCTCTCTGTTTGTAATTCcaggctggggaggcagaggcaggaggatccctggggctccttGGCTAGTCAGCCTACCCATATCAGCAAGCTCAAGGCCACTAAAGatatcttgtctcaaataaatgaatagatagataaataaggTCTAGGGAACCTGAAAAATGACACTAAAGTTAACCTCTggccaccacacacatgtacacgtgtacacacaaTACAatctgacacacatacacacacgcactcacacacactctcacacactcacatgaacatgcactcacacacgtgcgcacacacccacccatacatgcactcacactcatacatgcacacacatactcacatgcacatgcatacacacacattgggCAGAGCCCTGATAAACAGGAATGTGATGATCGATGTGGAGTAGGATGGAGGAATACAGGATGGGAGGTGGCCAAGAGCAAATTGGAGAAAGTTCCTGGGTTGTGACCTTACTTCTAGCTCTGCTCTTACTAGGAGGGTCTTGGAGGCCACACGCCAGGCCAACCTGACTGGTCACTTCCTTTGGGTTGGCTCAGACAGCTGGGGATCCAAGATCTCCCCCATCTTGAACCTAGAGGAGGTGGCTGTGGGGGCCATCACCATCTTACCCAAAAGGGCTTCCATCGATGGTAAGTCTCCCACCCCACTCATCCTCCCAAATGTTTCCTCTTTGGGATGCTCATTTCAGAAGAGGAACCACTCTCTTCTCGGAGTCCCAGATGCTGTGACTCAGAGTCTATGGTTATATCCCAGCAAGCAGTGCTTGAATGTGGCCTATGAGGTGGGGCAAGAACCCCTAGTGTTCTGCTGTTGCTTTAAAACACCATGCATATAGTTTGGGTCTTACCAAAGGTAATTTAAATGAGAATgttggagagagagaaaccaaggATGTGGAATATACTATCCCGCTGATCAAAGTGATGAGGCCAGGTCTAGTTTGTCTGCCCATCAGCTCCCTTTCCATCTGTGAGGTTCACTTTATGAGATGTTTGTCTGTATCTCTGAACCCGGAACCAAAAATACAGCGTTGATGACCTGCTTCGGGAACCCAGAAGAGGAGGAGTGCCGTCTCCTACAGGCTTCCAGCTTTAGTGGGGTGTTCACCTTCGCACCCTTTCCTTTAGCTAGAATGCTAAATAAATGCCAAGTGGAAAAAACTGGACTGAGCAGAGTGTTAGCAATCAAGGCATTTTATCAGAAGAGGTCTGGAAGTGGGGGAGGGTATCAGGTGTGGAACAGCGAGTCCATGGTGTTCTCTTAGGATTTGACCAATACTTCATGACGCGTTCCCTGGAGAACAACCGGAGAAACATCTGGTTTGCCGAGTTCTGGGAAGAGAATTTTAACTGCAAACTAACCAGCTCAGGGGGTCAGTCAGACGATTCCACCCGAAAATGCACAGGTGAGCACTACCCGGGATGGTGAGGATGACggggagaggatggggagttCAGGTTTGGTGTCTAGGGGCCAGGCACACTTCCTTTGGGCTTCCTAGGACAGGTGAGGAACGCATCGGCCAAGACTCCACCTATGAGCAGGAGGGGAAGGTGCAGTTTGTGATAGATGCTGTGTACGCCATTGCCCACGCACTCCACAGCATGCACCAAGCACTCTGCCCAGGCCACACAGGTCTGTGCCCAGCCATGGAGCCTACGGATGGCCGTACACTGCTGAACTACATTAGAGCAGTCCGCTTCAATGGTGAGTGGGTGCCTGGCCCCACAGGGTGGGGAAGTCAGCTTCCATGGGTTGATCTGCAGCAACCGGGACAATTCAGAGTGGAAAAAGAGGCAGGATGGAAGAGAAGACATTAGGACTGATTCCTGGGGAGTTGATGCAAGTGTAGGCCTCTGCTTTTTAACCCTCTGGGGGCTTCATCTTCAGAGCCAATTGGTAAAATTCAATGTTGGGGAATTGCTGCTTGACCCATCTACCAAGCCCAACAAGTCACATAGCACTCCCTGTCCACTGCACACTGCTTAGAAGACCCAGGCTCTGTGGTGAGCCTGGGGTCCAGTACAGACCCCAGCAAGTTCCCTGTTGTGGATGCATAGCCTACTCTGAGTCACAGGCTTCCAAATGTTGTCCCAGTCAGGCTCTGAGCTCCTGCGACAAAAGGCATGGGTCTGACATATCCCTGCACCATCAGAACCTGCGTAAAGTCCAGGCTCTGGGAATGTATCTAAACAGACCCAAAGGAGTCCCCATGCGCATGGGGCTTGCAGGAATTGTGTTATATTCAACTACTATCCTGTATAAAATTGTACACTCTCCACCAGATATGTGGGAGGCCTGCAGTTTAGGTTTGGCGAGagttgcatatatgtgtgtatacacttgGGTGCTTGTCTGTGGAGGAACATCAGGTGTCCTGCTCTAGCTCTTCCCTACCTTACTCCTTTGAGCTAGGCTGGGGGCTAGCAAGAgccaacaatcctcctgcctctgccccgagCACTGGGAGTGGGTGCCAagatctgaactcaagttctcatgcgTGAGCAGCagggctcttacccactgagccatttccagcTCTGAGAGGTATGTTTTGTCCCATGTCCTCCTCGTGGCTGGGAGGCAGCATCGCCTTGTCTGAAGCTACATCACTGCTAATGAGTGATGCTGAGCATCCTGCCAGGAGCCTGTCAAGCTCTTCCTGTATCCTGGCTGTTCCTTGAGGCTTTCCAAAAGATGGCTTTGAGGCTGGTAAAGCAACTGGAGACAACTGGCCTCTCCCTGCAGGCAGCGCAGGAACCCCAGTGATGTTCAATGAGAATGGAGATGCCCCCGGGCGCTATGACATCTTCCAGTACCAGGCAACCAATGGCAGTGCCAGCAGTGGCGGGTATCAGGCTGTGGGCCAATGGGCAGAGGCCCTTAGACTGGATGTAAGTGGCAGGGACTAATCTCTGGGTGGGGGTGAAGGGCTCTGACTCCTGGTGACAGAGGTCAGCAGCCTGTGTTCTCTCTGTCCCAGATGGAAGCCCTGCAGTGGTCAGGTGACCCCCATGAGATGCCTCCTTCTCAATGCAGCCTCCCCTGTGGGCCTGGTGAACGGAAAAAGATGGTGAAGGGTGTCCCTTGCTGCTGGCACTGTGAAGCCTGCGATGGGTACCGCTTCCAGCTGGATGAGTTCACATGTGAGGCCTGTCCAGGGGACATGAGGCCCACACCCAACCACACTGGCTGCCGCCCCACACCTGTGGTCCGCCTGACCTGGTCTTCTCCATGGGCTGTGCTGCCCCTTCTCCTGGCTGTACTGGGCATCatggccaccaccaccatcattgtcACTTTCATGCGTCACAATGACACTCCCATAGTCCGCGCCTCCGGCCGCGAGCTTAGCTATGTGCTGCTCACTGGCATCTTCCTGATCTATGCCATCACTTTCCTTATGGTCGCTGAGCCTTGTGCGGCTGTCTGCGCTGCCCGAAGACTCCTGCTCGGCTTGGGCACTACCCTCAGCTACTCGGCCCTGCTCACCAAGACCAACCGCATCTACCGCATCTTTGAGCAAGGGAAACGTTCCGTCACGCCGCCACCCTTCATCAGCCCTACATCACAGCTGGTCATCACCTTCTGCCTCACCTCTCTGCAGGTGGGTCCCCAGATTTCTCAGTAACGTGGTGAGTGCATGAGGGATGCCTAAGTTCCTCCACCTTGGAactcagagaataagagactaaGGGTACAATTCAATTGGTAGAGGGCTTTCTTAGCATGCacaagtcctgggtttgattccccagcacagcataaactcagcatggtgacacacatctgtcatcctagtactcaggaggtaaaagtgagaggatcagaagttcaaaaccatTCTCATGTCCACAGCAATTTTCaggccaggtgtggcagcacacatctttaactatgtactcaggagacagagctcTCTGTGCTatatacatagagagttctaggtcagcctggtctacattgtgagactcttaaaaaaaaaaaagccttcaaagAAGTGGGCTTCATAGAGTCAACTTATTCCACTTGGGGCCCTGTGTTTAAAAATCAGAAGGACAGACCAAGTGTGGTGGTCCACAcccttaatccctgcacttggaaggcagaagcaggaggatttctgtgagtttgaggccagcccagatgagacagtgagactctgtccaaGCAACCAGTAGAACACTGTACCctgtttttcttcaaaattgaGCACAACTCACTTTTAAACAGCCATTTCCATTGCTAAATCTGTAGAGGAAATGGAGCATCCAACTGTTCAGCCATGTTGTTATCTGCTGAAGTTAAATGAGGTCTCCCACAGCTTGACTCACACATGAAAATAGGGCAAGAATGTGTCCCAGAGGCCACAGTTGCTGTAGAGTGCAGcattcttctgttgctgtgagaaacacGATGACTGAAAGTAACTTGGTGAGGAAAGAGGTTTTCCCATCTAATACTTCCaagtcatagtccatcattgagcgaagtcaaggcaggaaccacgGAGGAATACTCCTTACTGGTTGGCTCCTGGGCTCATGTTAAGCTACCTTTTTTATAGAGACCAAGcacacctgcctagggatggtaccGCTCACAGTAAGCTAGCCCCTCCTACATCATTCAACAGTCAAGAAAAcgtcccccacagacatgcagacaggcCAGCCTGATGGAGGCAACTCTTCAGTTGAAGACCCCTTCCTCAGAGGGCATGGCACTGGATAGCTTGCTAGATTTCAACCCCACGTACCTTTCATCTGACACTCTTATATAGTGAACAACCTGAAGTGACTCATGGGTCACCCCCTTCAGGAtctcactttttttttggggggggggtttcgagacagggtttctctgtggttttggagcctgtcctggaactagctcttgtagaccaggctggtctcgaactcacagagatctgcctgcctctgcctcccgagtgctgggattaaagacgtgcgccaccaccgcccggctcaggatCTCACTTTTATGCAGACATATTGGTGCTCATCCCTCAGTTTCCTTCGGGTCAGGATCTGTCTGTTGACAGTGGAAGCAGCTGAAACTCCACTTTCCCTGGTTAAGGCTCGGGCATTAGCCTCTGGCCTATGATGGGACCACGTTGTGCTTCGGTGCACATTCACCCACAAGCTCATGGCATTCTGTCCACAGTTCTCTCTTTGGAGAGGAAAGGACGGGGTCCCTGGAAACCAGCTTTGCCATGTTGCTCGTTGTGTGCAAGATGGTACCTTCACACCTACAGAGCAGCGTAGGTGTGAGGACAAACATCCCTTTGGGGACTGGTTCTCATTGGTGGCACTGGTTCCTCTGAGAAGGCATCATGTCCTCATGACAGATTTTTGTGGGTTTCTAGTCTGCATATGGAGATACTGAGGAGGAGGTTGGAGAGCGTTGAAGGTGCTCAGGGGTATGGCATGCGGTTAAAGCCCAGTGTGGGGTGGTCAGGTTGCTGCTTCCCCACTCCGCCCCGACGTGGTCCACACGTGCCTCGAGCACAACTGTCCTTTCCATACACACCATCTGGTAGGAACACACCCCTGGGCGATCCTTTTTCACGGTTAGTCTTTCAAGACGGAGCATCCAACTCAGTAGGCCATGGACATCATAAGAAATCTGACCTGCCAGAGACCCAGGTGAAGGGCTGCAATGGACTCCTCACTAGAAGACAGTATGTCCCTGACACTGTGTTGGTTCCCACAGGTAGTAGGAGTAATAGCATGGTTGGGGGCCCAACCTCCACACAGCGTGATTGACTATGAGGAGCAGAGGACGGTGGACCCGGAACAGGCCAGAGGTGTGCTCAAGTGTGACATGTCTGATCTGTCCCTCATTGGATGCCTGGGCTACAGTCTCCTGCTCATGGTCACGTGTACAGTGTATGCCATCAAGGCCCGAGGTGTGCCTGAGACCTTCAATGAAGCCAAACCCATCGGTTTTACCATGTACACCACCTGTATTATCTGGCTGGCTTTCGTTCCCATCTTCTTTGGCACTGCCCAGTCAGCTGAGAAGGTAACTGAGTCCCCCAGCAGGCTTTTCctgcccaccctccaccccctaCTGAAGGGCTCTACTGTCCAGGAGCCGGACCACCCATCCTGATGCCTTATTAGAACGATTGTTGGTGGGATGCCCTCATCGTCTCTCTTATAGCCCTGAGCCTGTCCATtcattcctctcttcctgcactcCTGTCTATTCCCTCATTTCTATATTGAAAACAtgttcattcattttctcattaATAAATTCTGCCTCTTTAGGAGCGGGAGCCTTCGCCCAAGTGCcaccctcttcttttttttttttttttttttggaattcgaaaatttttttttcttgcgtATGCCTGCTTGTTTATATGTAtagcatatacatgcaggcaccCTTGGAGGACAAAAAAGGATATAGAGTCCCCTAGAACTTGGGTTATGGGTTATGGGTGATTGTAGGCTGCCTAGTGTTGAACTGAACCCATGTAATCCACAAGAGCAGCATGTCTTCCtaaaccactaagctatctctcagtccctcttccttttttaaagggaattttaaaatgtttattttctctctctgtgtgtgtgtgcgtgttgtatgagcacatgcacatgtaccaCAGTACAAATTGCGTAGATTGTAGGACAACTTTTCGAGAATCACTTCTCTTCTATCCAACTTGGATTTACAGGCTTGACGGACCCCAAATGCgtgtaccactgagccacctctcaagtCGACTCTCTCTTCCTTAATAGCCCACTCAGTCTGTGTCACTCCACCTGTCTTCCTGCCTACACCAGATCCACACTGTGCCTGACTTTCTCCTGCTAACCTCTCCATTGTTTCCGTTCCCGTTCACCTGACAGACTTCTGACAGACTCACCTCCAGTCTACAGGCGGTGGGATCGAGAGAGAAAACAGGGCTAAGCTCCGTCTTGTTCCCTCCTCCGTGCCTAGATCTATATCCAAACGACCACACTGACCGTGTCCCTGAGCCTGAGCGCGTCGGTGTCCCTTGGCATGCTCTACGTGCCCAAAACCTACGTCATCCTGCTCCATCCAGAGCAGAATGTGCAGAAGCGGAAGCGCAGCCTCAAGACGACGTCCACGATAGCGGCCCCGCCCAAGAGCGAGAACACAGAGGATGCCCAGTAGCAGGATGGAGTGTGGGTGCCACAGGTTGCTCCCTGCCCTTTCTTTGCTTCTCCTGGCTTCACAGTGGAAGCTGCAAAGGCTGGAAATGTGTGAAGACCACGCCCAGCACGGCTGGGAGTGCCTTCAGAAAGAGCTAGACCTTGAACCATGTTGGACTTCCGCTTTCCTGGGCATACCAACCTCATCCTTCGGTCTTTCTTACCCACAATACTCGCTTCCAGGTTTCTACCTtagacaaaaactaaactaaTGCCTTCTAGTCAGGCATTCAAAGACCATGGTGAAGCCAGGACTTGTCAGGTTGGGTTGAGATTTATCTTGATCCAACAGCATCACCTTGGGGCTGGCCAGGGTACAACAACCACAAAAGGAAACTTGGGGGTCTGCATTCATTTTCTTGACACAGA
Coding sequences:
- the Grm6 gene encoding metabotropic glutamate receptor 6, translated to MVRLRVLLLLLAWWLSQARVARGAGSVRLAGGLTLGGLFPVHARGAAGRACGALKKEQGVHRLEAMLYALDRVNADPELLPGVRLGARLLDTCSRDTYALEQALSFVQALIRGRGDGNEASVLCPGGVPPLRAAPPERVVAVVGASASSVSIMVANVLRLFAIPQISYASTAPELSDSTRYDFFSRVVPPDSYQAQAMVDIVRALGWNYVSTLASEGNYGESGVEAFVQISREAGGVCIAQSIKIPREPKPGEFHKVIRRLMETPNARGIIIFANEDDIRRVLEATRQANLTGHFLWVGSDSWGSKISPILNLEEVAVGAITILPKRASIDGFDQYFMTRSLENNRRNIWFAEFWEENFNCKLTSSGGQSDDSTRKCTGEERIGQDSTYEQEGKVQFVIDAVYAIAHALHSMHQALCPGHTGLCPAMEPTDGRTLLNYIRAVRFNGSAGTPVMFNENGDAPGRYDIFQYQATNGSASSGGYQAVGQWAEALRLDMEALQWSGDPHEMPPSQCSLPCGPGERKKMVKGVPCCWHCEACDGYRFQLDEFTCEACPGDMRPTPNHTGCRPTPVVRLTWSSPWAVLPLLLAVLGIMATTTIIVTFMRHNDTPIVRASGRELSYVLLTGIFLIYAITFLMVAEPCAAVCAARRLLLGLGTTLSYSALLTKTNRIYRIFEQGKRSVTPPPFISPTSQLVITFCLTSLQVVGVIAWLGAQPPHSVIDYEEQRTVDPEQARGVLKCDMSDLSLIGCLGYSLLLMVTCTVYAIKARGVPETFNEAKPIGFTMYTTCIIWLAFVPIFFGTAQSAEKIYIQTTTLTVSLSLSASVSLGMLYVPKTYVILLHPEQNVQKRKRSLKTTSTIAAPPKSENTEDAQ